TAATGGAAATTACATGAGCAACCAGAAATACAAATGCAAGAGTAAGGAAATAAAACTTTTAACACCTTTGATCTCATCATCATGACAAAGCTGAGTAACCAAAGTGGTTTTCCCACACCCGGGTGGAGCAGAGACCACGAGATCATCATCACCAAGGAACTTCTTCTTTACCTCCATCAGTGGCAAATCCAAGCCAACGAGAACCTTATCAAGCTTGGGGACCGAACAAAGATCCACATAAACAGGCGGAGAAACAGTAAAATAATCGAGCTTCTTTTTGATGCTTTTGAGATGACTCTGAATGGCTTCCCTCGTATACACGGGCAGACAGTCAGACGGCACGTTGGGCGGCATGTCAGATAGCATGTCAGGGGGCAGGGTAGACACCTCGTCAGGTACAATCTGGCAAGCTAACAATCCCTGTTGACGCATCATCAGCCGTTGGTTCCGAAGCATAATAAGCTGAAGTTGAATCTGACAGTACTTGAGCATCTTCTTGTTGATTTCGTCTATTTTTCTTGTATATTTAGCTTTTGAGGGTAGGTTCCACCGCTTGACTTGTGAACACTTCCGAACCAGTACAAGAGCTTCATCGATTATATCCTTGAGTTTCTTTAGTTCTCCAGCACCTGGCAACATCTCGATCTCTTCGATTATCGGAAGCACATCCTCCATCGTCGATGCAAGCTCCATATACACAGATTTGAAAGTCAACACCATCTTAGCCTCTTCAATAACAACTTTCAGGAGCTCAGAGACCACAGCTCCTGCAACagaacctacccccaaactaaCCACATCGTTCATTTCTTCTCTCACAAGCCCCAAAAACTTATAACTCTCAGATTTTGTCTGTAGAATCTGAATCTAGCTGAAAATTTATGATGTTAAGAGGGGATGATTTGATAAACAATAATGCATATAGATAGAAACTTCAATCTACCAACCAAACGACTTCCATTTGCCCCCACCACTTGCCGGGCAGTTAAGATTATATTGATTGACTTTGATAATATAGAAAAAGGTAATAGTGACAGGGTTTTTAAGGCAAATAATTATGAGGATTCACTACTGATTGCCCCCTACTTCCATTTGCCCCTTACCACCaacatttctattttataagGATTCACTACTATCTGCTGATCATCGTCCAAATCGGTGTTGTGCATGAAATCTTGGCACAATTTCTTTATCAGTCAACATGCATCAtcagaaatttataatttaaattttcatacatgTAAAATAAacttactaaaataaatatactaacCACTCTCTTTTCACTCGTGTTTGAATCAGACACAGACACAAAAACCAGTAACTCCATGATCCGACTCTGCCTCATCTACAAATTATTTACGTAAAAGATACATTTTATGTTATTAGGCGCCAGAATATTTCAATAAGAAAAGGTTAACAAAATGGGAGTGGAAGAGGAAAATactaaaaaagaaagaagatctggaaaaaattattttttaactctTCTACAAAGCTTAAAACACAAGAAATAGAGAGACCGAGCACGTAAAGTAAAATTGTTTCCAACCATGATGTATTGCACTCCCACGTGACCCGCTGCCATCCTTAACTTCGCCGTGTCCGTTTTTGATCCTAACAATAAGTGTAAGTGTAATGCACTTATTTTTCTTTCgttaagtcataaacttgctcctcaagtttattcctctttccatatctccaagatactctctTGCTCTTCAAGTCTACACGATTCCAGCTCAGCATCTTTACTCCACATGGTCTTGACCACTCACCACGACATCTACTTCAGCAAGTACGTCATCGACTACTTCAGAGCAGACATCTTACATCAACATTTGTGTTTCTATtctatatcccctatatattatttgagaatcattacaacatttttttgtagtcaCATGTCATCATttgaatgattcttagaatccttagagaaataggttagtccatctaaatatataataagctttttattaaattgaccataaatacattattaatggactttattatttccttaaataaaattacggaattgtctaataaaactaaagtatatgacaattaattgtagattgttaattaattttatggttactttaataaaaaagtatataatatatgtttattggACCAACATATCTagaatgttgtaatgtttttcttttaatatataggggatatcgTCATATCTAacttaaatattcaaaacattACTATGTTTGGGGAAGGGTTGCAACTATATAGTACTTGTATAACAATATGGAAATTAACATTTCTAATATCTTCAAGCTTTTTTGGGTTACCCGTTCAGATTTAGATATGTTTTATACAATTCTACAAGATTCATTCATGTTATTTTTACATACCGGATCGGGAACAAGTGCAGACCTAGCAAATAGTATAACACGGGGCGCATCATATAAGAGgtaattaacaaaatttagttgCTATAGTTGGTTTTCAACCAAATGTGCATGTGGCAATGTGAAGCTTAAAATATATGTTCTCctaaattttcaataaaattaataaaatttaaatttttgtatgtGGCACTTGCCCCACCTATTCATCACCTGGGTCTGTCCCTGATCGGGCATTGATTTGTTTCTTGTTCTGTTTGGATCTTGGATTCTTGGTTTATATCTAATTTTTCACCAAAGCacgtttatatttttttttggattaatgaATTGTTCAAGCTTTTAGCAAAACTTTGTAAATTCAGTAATATTATGgtgaattttgttattttttattttagcaaAATGACATCGTTTTgatttctgtaaaaaaaaaatatgtcggTAAAGTGAAAGTTAAAGTTGACCAAATTTTATACCTGATTTGGCTCGATCACTATAGATTAATATGTTTTTGGatcagtaaaaaaaattgtgattctAAGGCGGAAATGTTACATCATTTATTTGACAGTTTTTTTCGTTTTCagcatatattattatttgtagaAGTTCATTTGGTTTAATGGTTTTATTAAGGTTTCTAATGCTTCTACATCAAGAGGTATGAGTTTTGAGTCTCATAGAAAACGAAATTATACGAATTAACGAAGAAAAAAGATTACAAGAGATATGTAACATAGTGTAAAGAATATCATCAAGTGTGTGGATCGATAGAGCGGTTCAGGTGATACAATCAGACGTGAAACTTcataaaaaaatgtagaatcGTCTGTAATATTTTCCATATAGCTTGTAATAGAATAATTATcaagtgttaaaaaaaacatatactaCTATGTATTGAAACTGAGATGTCACAATGCAAAAGCTGAAGCAATGTCACcttaccagaaaaaaaaaacaacggaACAAAATACATTAGCTGCCACTAGAACCGTGTCGTCAAGCAAGCCAAACTGACATGTGGTTACGGAACCATGTCGTCGAAATACAGGGATTTGAAACTACAGTTCATTCATAGTTCTCCAAAATAACATATTTGTTAGATAAAGTGATTTCGTACGTTGTTGAATCGCTTGAACAATCACCAACAATTTCTTCTGTCCAAGTATCCGTTACAGGATTTGACTGCACATCGGGCTTGATGGGCTCTTGTTCTAACTCATCCATCAAGTGTTTCTTCGTTTGGGCTGGATTTTTATTCTTCATTTTGATGGTCTGGCAACGGGTAAACCATTTTAACAGGTGAGAAGCTTTGTGTTGCCGTTGCTTACATGTGAGGACTGTTAAAAGTTGTTTCCTCTTCAGACTCGCTTTCCACTTGAAGTAGTACTCCCTCTCTTACAGCTTCTTTTACAAGTCGAACGCCAATTTCTTCAATTAAGAATGGAAATCCATAGCAACGTTTCAAAATCTGCAAACCCCACCGTGTGTGTTCCCACAAACATGACAATACATAAGCTTTAAAAACTTGAAGATAGAGTCTAGAATAACAGAAGTGTATGTATTATACCTCCTGGAAAATATGATCATTCTTAAATGATAAGTGGCGAAGTGATGCCTTCTCAATGAGAAGGGACTTAGCATCTTCATCTCCCAAAGGGTTCATATGACAAGTGGGACCAAAACTCGGAAACTCAAACCGAGAAGTCACCAGAATCTTGAAGTTCAGTATGTTAATCTGAAATTTCTGAAGAAAAGAGTCTGCTCCGTGGCACACATCATCCAGCACCAACAATATAGGACCCTCTTCTTGAAGTTCCTCAAGCAGATTTCTTAAGCCATCAGCTGCTTGAGAATCGTTCTCAAATGTAGGTGCTTCATAACCATTGTGCTGGAGTAAATTCTGTACTATGGTCCTGAAGGTAGGAGCACTTGACAGGACACAAAAGAAGATATACTCGAACTTTTCTGCAAATTAATGGAAACTAGAATATAAGCTTTTACATTTAACTGAGAcatgagtaatatataaagatCACAAATTGGTTTTAAATTCCAAGCTCATAATAAGCCCGGATTTAACAAAACCAGAAATAGAAATTCAAGagtaatgaaattaaaaaaaaaaggctttcaAAACCTTTGATCTCATCATCATGACAAAGCTGAGTGACCAATGTGGTTTTCCCGCACCCGGGAGGAGCAGAGACCACAAGACTAACCACTGGATCATCATCCTTAAAGAGCTTCGTCTTTATCTCCAACAATGGCAAATCCAAACCAACGAGAACCTTATCAAGCATGGGGACCGAACAAAGATCCCTATAAACAGGCGGATAAACACTCAAACCATCGATCTTCTTATTGATGTTTTTGAGATGACTCTCAATGGCTTCCCTCGTATCCTCAGGCAGAATATCAGACATCATGGTAGACCCCTCCAAAGGCATACTCATGTAAGAAAAAATTCCGGATTGATGCATAATCAGCCGTTGGTTCCGAAGCATAATAAGCTGAAGTTGAATCTGACAGAACTTGAGCACCTTCTTGTTGATTTCCTCTATTTTTCTTGTATATTTAGCTTTTGAGGGTAGGTTCCACCGCTTGACTTGTGAACACTTACGAACCAGTACAAGAGCTTCATCGATTATATCCTTGAGTTTCTTTAGTTCTCCTGCACCTTGCAACATCTCGATCTCTATGACTGCTGGAAGCACATCCTCCATCGTCGATGCGAGCTCCATATACACAGATTTGAACGACACCACCATCTTAGCCTCTTCAATAACGACTTTGAGGAGCTCAGAGACCACAGCTCCTGCAACAGAACCTACTCCCAAACTTACCACATCGTTCATTTCTTGtgttacaattttttattaaacctcTCAGATTTTGTCTCAAAGGTTTTGCCAATATGGATAAACGATAGTGTATATAGTGAACCGTGGTTTCTAGCTCTAGTGGTAAAGAACTTACAGCTGTGAGTATCGtcacctgggttcgaatcctgGCCACTGGGaaattaacatttcggcatcACCAGGGACAGAGGACCGACACGTGGTAACACGTGACTAGTCTGAATCACTTCTGTGGAGCCAGAATACTtcagtataattaaaaaaaaaaaaaaaaagatagtgtATATAGTGAAAGCTCCATATACCAACCGAGCTACGTCCAACTGTGTTCCATCAATGGGGTTGCCTACCCCCTTCCCCCACACACGTTCCAGGAAAGTTACATTTTCTTTACTTATAACAAGGACGCATTAAATTCCCCGTGAATTATTGCACTAGACCATTTAATTCGTTCTCGTTTTTTCCACGTTTCTACGTTGATTTTGCCAAAGATTGTTTTTGCCTAGCTTTTACAACGTGATTGATCCTACTTCTAGATTCAAACTCCATAGTGTTGACTTCACTCCATCCGAAATTTTGCCGTTTGGCGTTTCTACCGTAAACCTCTGAATAAACAAGAGAAGGCCTATTCAAAAGACGATGCTATTAGGTATATTGATGTGATTTCATTTCATACTTCGGTTAATAGTTGGTTGGATAAACTTGCTACGAGGTTGTTTATCCTTTATAACTTTATAAGCCTACGTGAATTTCTATATAAGTGGCTTCCTTTTgactttctttaaaaaatttctaaactctTTACTCGTTATATATAATGCTATCAGGGTTGTCAAAGCTCAACTTTcagtttcttcttcatttcaTTTGCGAGTACTCTTCATTGGATATCCTAGAGACTACAAATGTTATCCTACGCAATCCAACAGATACTTATGCTAATTTGTTTGGAGCTCTACAATAAACTTGAGATAATACTTCTCAACTTATAGATAttacttgaaaatataaaattaacatataaaattaaaagacatataattaatttattttatttaataatttaaaaatatgtttatatagaaaatattattttaaaataaattttataattaaataaataattttaaaaataatttttcatatttaaaataaattaaattatattttaaatgtgaaatactattaaaaacaatatttttattgtaaattaattttagaaatcaaaattttattttctggatataaaaataattctatgatattattaaataaaataaataaattaattatatattttccttaattttataaattctaaatgcAAATGTTCCTCTAAAAACTTCATATGAGAGCATTGACCAGAAAACATTAGGAGAACATTagcatttaataaatgtttttttaaatatttttttaataattattgattAAATAATGTAGAGCATAATGTTAATGCTCTACCAATCAAAGCCAAATTTGAAGGAAGAAAACACGACATAACCTATGTCAGCATAAACCACATATTTAAACTTgaaatctttctctcttttataaagaaaacttgAAGACCAAGTGTTTACACTTTTATTTAGTCGATTTcattgttttaataaatataaaaatttcgcAAAATTCTATCAAAGTTGTGCTACTTGTCTAAAACATTGAAAGAAACGAGCCTTACAAAAGATGATGTGAAATATATTAATGCAAAATGGATGCTAGGGCCGCAACCCAAGCCAAATGAGTAGCCAAGTTCTCCGAGTTCTTGTCTCCCATTTCCTTCATCGAAATTCAACTAGTAAAAAATTTGATTAACATAAAGGTCACATACGAACTTTTAAGCTAACAAGTTCCATTCATCTATCAATACATTTTCACGAATACAGATTATCAGGTTGAGGTTCATCATCTCATGCAtcataaaatacatataaggTAACATAGGCAATCTTCGTAGACTATATATGCTTCTTAATCTTCTCTTTCAGCTTCTTATAGTACGATTTAGTTTACTATAGACTGCACTAAAGCTGAATCTCGCTTAGTAATTGTGACGCTAAACCCGTGCATCATGAGAAGCATAAGACCAGGAAATGACTCGATCTTCTGGCCTTTGATGACATGAATGTCATAGTTTCGTAATATCTCCACAATAACTGTCTTCATCATATTCATAGCTAACTGCTTACCAAGGCAACTTCTTGGGCCAGCATTAAAGGCTAAGAATTTGAAGGAAGGTTCATGCCTCAAGCTACCTGTATTGGAAACCCATCTCTCTGGCTTGAATTCAGACGCATCTTCTCCCCATACAGCTTTCATCCTCCCAAGCGCGTAAAGAGGGATTATTATCTTGGAGTTTGCATCGACTTTATGCCCGCTTGGAAGCACATCTTTGTTTACAGGACACGCGTGTTCGAACGGAACTGGTGGGTATAACCTCATTGATTCATACAACGCGCTATGTAAATACACCAGCTTGTTGAGCTCAGTGGGATCAAAAGATGACTTCTCCATGCCAGTTTTGGATTTTGGCAgattcttgttgatttcttggCGAATCTTGGCCACCACGTCAGGGTTTTCTGAGAGAAGCCAGAAAAACCAAGTGAGTGCAGAGGCAGTGGTATCTCTCGCTGCTACAATGTAACTCAAGATGACATCTTTGAGGAAATGATCATCACTAGGGTTCAAGATCTTGTACTTGGTTGTGTCTAGCTTTATGTAGGACGTCAACAAATCTTTGAATTCTTCGTTAGTGGAATGATGACTAATGCCTTGTAGTCTTCTTACCTCCTCTCTCTTAGCTGATATGTATTTAGCACACACACGATAGAAAATGTCACTAGCTTCTAACATTTTCTTCTCTATTCCCAATCGCATCCACCTTTGTAGCTTCCACAAGAATCttggttttatttttctatacagAATCCCATCTATAGCCTCAGTAAGAGCCTTGTAGAACTCATTCTCTGGCATGTCGATGGAGAGAGTTGTAGGATCATAACCAGTTATCAGACCCATGGACGTGTCGAAAGTGAATCTCCGGAACACATCTTGCAAGTTCATGACCATCCCTTCCTTTGCGAAATGATCGAAAACAGGCACAAGCCCGTTCTTGAGTTTTCTTCTTGTGGCACTCATAGAAACTCTGGGAAACCCCTGATGTCTAAGAATGCCCTCCGCTGCCTTCCTGGAATTATACCAAAGCTCCGCGTCCACGTTGAATATCACATCTTCGAAAACATCAAAGATCTCTTTGAACTCTGGGCCTTTGTTGTAATTCAAGAAGTTTGAGCTTAACATATAGTGAATATTAGCTGGATCAACGGTGGCCAACATATCCATACCAGACAACCATGGACCCTTGAATTGAAATGTCAAGTTGGAGCTCTCAAGCAGCTCCACGGTGAAATCATAGACCCGGTGGAGCACCATAAACAACCCCGGGAGCATCCCGATAAGAGGCCAGTTAGTCGTAATGAAGCTCATATTTGGTTTCTTGATGAAAAAGTGAAGTAAGATGAGAAAGCAAACGATAGGTATGCATATAAAAGCCATTAGATAAGATTGTTTTGTTTGCAACTGATCTTCAGCTAACCTTCATTTATATACACACGCACGctgtaaaaatcaaaataatattttattttgctagACCAGTGATATTTTGCTGATGTCCGGAATTGATCCTGCAAGAAGGGACGCACATAAATTAGGAAGCACTAATCATTGTTGCCTAGTAATGATGGTCGTGTTTAAGATCCCTAAATTATGTCGTGGTCCagttaaaacaaaactttacaTCACGTCATAGTCATCAATGtatgtttttgtgtgtgttttggaCTTCATGTGTTTTGATATCATTCATTCTTCGTCAAAGTTATGATAATAGAGTTTTCAATAACTAGATATTGTAAGTTAGCCTAAAACTTGCCCAAACCACGACAAAATCAAACGACCAAAACCTACGTAAACTATAACAAAAAGTGGAAAAAACTATAATAAAGGTGACATTTTCTCTATAATTCTGATTCTGCGTTTTAACAAAATCAGTAAGGACAGTTAGCTatacaaaaagtaaaaatgttGAGTATGAATGGTGAGTAGGGAATGATGAGAAATAATGCATTCCTTAACGTTCCTAAAAAATATCACCTTTCACGATGAATAAATTTTTCTATTTCCCTAACGttcctaaaaaatattatcattcacgaggaataatttttttttctcattcccTACTATTcattttttgtagagaaataaagaacaaaagtattccttgttaaatttgagaAGTAACAACCAGTCCTTTTCATTCCTgcaattttatttctttacgTTCCTTTTTTATTCGTTCATTTTGTTGCCAGAATGGTTACCAGTCGAACTCGTGaatttacaataaaataataaaacataagataaaatatttaaaatatataatgttagatatttatttgcattattatatatattatattaatcaaacATATCATCATGGTTTGGATAGGTTTTGACCAATTTCCCACAAGTCTCATGGAATAATGTCTTTGAATATCAGTTTCAAGAGTAATTTTCAATGAaatttatctaatatatttgaaaaacttCCGACACCAGTAAAATGTTCTCAGACAACAACCAGTGTTTTTTAGAAGACTATCTGATTAGGGAACTACCAGATTTGGTCAATTTTTTGTCGGTCCAGTAAAAGTCTCAATGCTAAGTTTGAAAGTCGTTTTAAACATGAAATTGGCCTTTAGTCTTTAAGACTGACTTATACAACATTCAAAACCCCAGAATCTTTATATACAAGAGCTGTACAAATAAATTTTGTCGATTACTATGTGAAGAGAATGTGTGACACGTTAGTATATATATACTGGGGTAGTTGGGTGGTCACGCTTCTACGATATTATATTTCACGTCATACAAAGTTTTAATAATTGAAAGAGTTCGCTTCGGGTCCAATTTGATTGGGAGAAGAAGTCGGTAACCCTTTATGGGCATAATTCTCTCTCTAAGTAGAGTTAGAACTATTTGGAAACGTGGTTTATTTGAATAAATCACGTGTTTTAAGTTATCTTAACCTTCTTTACTTACCTTTTGGTACTTTTTGTAGCAGCTGATTTAGGGTTCTTAATTTCTTCAGTTAGTGAGCATTGAAGACGATTTGCAAAATTGGTTTTCACTCTCTGCATTAAATCTCGTCGAGTAAGCCTTTAAAGCTATTACAGTACAAAAAGAAAAGTTACTTCAGTATATCGGTAGCTAACCGTGCGTTGATGACTCTATCCCTTAAGAAATAAGACATACTTTTTGACATGTCAAACTTACCTGGGTTCAAtcaatcgaaaaaaaaaaatctaagtcTAAGGTCTCAACCCTGAATGTCAAAGGATGTCTAGCTTGATTCTCAACATGTCCGTCCAGAAAaaggcaacaaaaaaaaacccaaacttTTGACAATGAACTGTAAATGCAAAGTAAGAACGGTAACATAGAGTATACCAGAGAATATATctacaaatatatatgtatatattagtattattttaaagaaaacttACAAATGTCTCTTTAAACAGAATCTTAACAAAATCAAGACTTTTTAGATTTGTTGCTCTAGCCTCACGCACACATCCTAAGATCGAATACAAAACCTTATAACCTCTCGCTTTGGCCCTTTTGGTCTGTCGGGaacaatatttatttctatcaatataattaaatctttgagcaaaaaaaagaagtcgGTTCACACTGGATgacatattatatataagttttgatatttttaatcagACAATGGTGAACCGACCTCTTTTCTGGATGACATTGTATATAAGTTAAAGGGGATGCAAAAAAGAGATAATGTCAGTCAAGGTGGTATAAGAAGGCATGAAAAATTTTCAATCATGAACAGGATCTAAAGCTCAGAGATGTTGACCATGTGTATGATGAAAGCAATCAATGGTCAGGAGTCAGAATATCCTCATCCACCCTACATATGTACACACGAACGTGTGACTTCATTTTGCATGAAGTTTTTGATAATCTTCATACAAGGAAAGTTTCATCCCTCAAACCCTCAGCGATTGACTGATTGACTCTATCTACTACTCAAAACATTATCTCTTGTATATGCAGCCAACAAACCATCAATGGTTTCGTATATGTGCATGAAGGTTTTATAATTGATGTACAATGTGCTTCGATTCTTGAGGGATATATCCAGGAAAGCCATCCTCATGAGCAGGGCCGTCTAAAAGCACGTGCAACTGGAGCGGTCGAACAGGGTccgaatattaaaaataaattttttagaatttttcaacaatatatgcataaattatggtctaaaatttcaaaaattagatATAGTACtcactaatttataatttataaaaaatgttaaacatatataaataaactattaatttattaaactattttattatgttttaaatataacgttaatattttttgaacagGGTCCAAACAAAATTTGAGACGGCCCTGCTCATGAGTCACTATATTTTAAACTGTCCAACAACTTGCTCCAGCTGCGAGCAAAAGAGATCAATTATGCTTCAGTGTACTGGCGAATGTGAAGACTTCTTGTTATGCTTCGGCTCTGCTACTCTGCTCAAATTGGTAAGGCACATACAGGCACAGTCCGTAACGTTGGAGTCCCtaaagaaaaaatgaagtttAATGCCCTCATCAACATTCGAAGCTGGCACATGCGAGACATAAGTAGTAGAATTAACCACTGCAATAAAATCTTCTTTTCAAAACTGATGCCCTCTAAACCTTTAATATATTTGGCACCTAAAGAACCAGCTTCGTGGGCTTTAGCCCAGTGTCGGCCCTGGGCACATATACGACAAACATCCCCTGTCATTGCAGTACATCGAGCATCCGCGTGGAGATTACT
This genomic interval from Brassica napus cultivar Da-Ae chromosome A6, Da-Ae, whole genome shotgun sequence contains the following:
- the LOC106408173 gene encoding alkane hydroxylase MAH1-like; the protein is MAFICIPIVCFLILLHFFIKKPNMSFITTNWPLIGMLPGLFMVLHRVYDFTVELLESSNLTFQFKGPWLSGMDMLATVDPANIHYMLSSNFLNYNKGPEFKEIFDVFEDVIFNVDAELWYNSRKAAEGILRHQGFPRVSMSATRRKLKNGLVPVFDHFAKEGMVMNLQDVFRRFTFDTSMGLITGYDPTTLSIDMPENEFYKALTEAIDGILYRKIKPRFLWKLQRWMRLGIEKKMLEASDIFYRVCAKYISAKREEVRRLQGISHHSTNEEFKDLLTSYIKLDTTKYKILNPSDDHFLKDVILSYIVAARDTTASALTWFFWLLSENPDVVAKIRQEINKNLPKSKTGMEKSSFDPTELNKLVYLHSALYESMRLYPPVPFEHACPVNKDVLPSGHKVDANSKIIIPLYALGRMKAVWGEDASEFKPERWVSNTGSLRHEPSFKFLAFNAGPRSCLGKQLAMNMMKTVIVEILRNYDIHVIKGQKIESFPGLMLLMMHGFSVTITKRDSALVQSIVN
- the LOC106349240 gene encoding probable disease resistance protein At5g66900, with the translated sequence MNDVVSLGVGSVAGAVVSELLKVVIEEAKMVVSFKSVYMELASTMEDVLPAVIEIEMLQGAGELKKLKDIIDEALVLVRKCSQVKRWNLPSKAKYTRKIEEINKKVLKFCQIQLQLIMLRNQRLIMHQSGIFSYMSMPLEGSTMMSDILPEDTREAIESHLKNINKKIDGLSVYPPVYRDLCSVPMLDKVLVGLDLPLLEIKTKLFKDDDPVVSLVVSAPPGCGKTTLVTQLCHDDEIKEKFEYIFFCVLSSAPTFRTIVQNLLQHNGYEAPTFENDSQAADGLRNLLEELQEEGPILLVLDDVCHGADSFLQKFQINILNFKILVTSRFEFPSFGPTCHMNPLGDEDAKSLLIEKASLRHLSFKNDHIFQEILKRCYGFPFLIEEIGVRLVKEAVREGVLLQVESESEEETTFNSPHM